The Castor canadensis chromosome X, mCasCan1.hap1v2, whole genome shotgun sequence genome includes a region encoding these proteins:
- the LOC109675845 gene encoding BTB/POZ domain-containing protein KCTD12-like, with protein sequence MAVLEKSSCTKPSEDFSNFPEIIELNVGGQVYITRYPTLVSIPGSLLWEMFSEKNPCSLIQDNKGRFFIDRDGFLFRYVLDYMRDLQVVLPDHFPECGRLQREAEYFKLPELVKMLSLKKNILNSIGNDLCQTELEELSPSMDTMFNLSSSNTIQISGPDNTLALTTGTGSDLKKAGFITIGYRGSYTLGRDSQTDAKFRRVARIMVCGKISLAKEVFGDTLNESRDPDRPPERYTSRYYLKFTFLEQAFDKLADAGFHMVACNSTGTCTVTHDQTDDKIWTSYTEYVFYRE encoded by the coding sequence ATGGCTGTGCTAGAAAAATCAAGTTGTACCAAACCAAGTGAGGACTTCAGTAATTTTCCTGAGATTATTGAGCTCAATGTAGGTGGTCAGGTGTACATAACTCGCTATCCTACTTTGGTCAGCATTCCTGGGTCCCTGCTCTGGGAAATGTTCAGTGAAAAGAATCCATGTTCCCTGATCCAGGACAACAAAGGGAGATTCTTCATAGATCGAGATGGTTTTCTCTTTCGCTATGTGCTAGACTACATGAGAGACCTGCAAGTAGTGCTTCCTGACCACTTTCCAGAGTGTGGTCGACTCCAGAGAGAAGCAGAATACTTTAAGTTGCCAGAACTGGTCAAGATGTTGTCTCTTAAAAAGAACATACTCAACTCAATTGGCAATGACCTATGCCAAACTGAGCTAGAAGAGCTATCCCCTAGCATGGATACTATGTTTAATCTATCTTCAAGTAATACCATCCAAATTAGTGGCCCTGATAACACCCTAGCTCTGACAACAGGCACTGGTTCTGATCTCAAGAAGGCAGGCTTCATCACTATTGGCTATCGAGGCTCTTATACTCTGGGTCGGGACAGCCAAACAGATGCCAAATTCCGCCGTGTGGCCCGAATCATGGTGTGTGGTAAGATCTCATTGGCAAAAGAAGTGTTTGGAGATACTCTGAATGAGAGCAGAGACCCGGACCGTCCTCCTGAGCGATACACTTCTCGTTACTACCTCAAATTCACTTTCCTGGAACAAGCCTTTGACAAACTAGCTGATGCTGGTTTCCACATGGTAGCTTGTAACTCCACTGGCACCTGCACTGTAACACATGACCAAACAGATGACAAGATCTGGACCTCTTAcactgaatatgttttctatcgTGAGTGA